A region of the Actinomycetota bacterium genome:
GAGCACTCCGACGCCGCCCGCGAACGAGCACCCGGCGCTGCAGGCCCACTGGGCCAGATGCAGGGTCTTGTCCACCGAGGCGCTGTAGGAGTCGTTACCCCCGGCGTCGGAAAGGACGCCGATGCCCCCGCTGTACCCCTCACCGTGGGAGCCCAGGAACTGGTCGATCCACGGCCCTACGCGCTGGACGGACGAATACGTCGTGTTGCCCGGACCTGCCGCCAGAACCGACTCCCCGAGAACAGCGATCCCGTGGGACCATTCACCGGCCTCAAAGGTGTCGCGACCCCCCGAATCGACAAGGGCGGACGCCCCGAGCAGGGCCATCGCCTGGAAGCTGGTGGCGACTTGGTAGACGTCGTCGCCGCCTCCGTCCACCTGCATGCCCTGGCCGCCGAAGGCCGTGCCATGACACCCCGTGGATGGGCGGGTGTGGTCGACCGGCAGGATGACGGCCGCCGTGTCAACTGTCCCCGTGCATATGTAGCGGTCGTTGCCTCCGGCGTCGGCCAGAGTGCCTCCGGCTCCGCCGTCGAAGCCGGTCCCCTGGCTGAACACAAAGGACGTGTAGATGTCGCTTCCGCGTCCCCCCGACAGGATTCCCACACCGCCCGCCTGGCTGAACCCCTGCGTGCCGAAGTTGCCCGCGAAGGAGTTGGCTCCGCCCTCGTCCAGCAGCAGGCCGACGCCCGCGATGAATCCCGCTCCCTGCGCAAGGTCGCGGGCGGCGTACGTGTCGTCTCCGTCGCCGGCATCGCTCAGGATTCCAAGCCCGGCAAGCGAACCGAAGCCCTGCGCCTCGTCGCCCGATGTATAGGTGTCGCGTCCCGACACGTCCAGGACCAGGCGGGTCTGGGTCGCCTTGGTGATCAGGGCCGGGTCGGGGGGGCCGACACTCCCGGACGCTACCCCCAGCAGGTAATCGACCAGCGGGATCGGATCTCCCGTGGCCGATGCGACGCGTCCGGCGTAGGAGTCGTTGCCGCCCTGGTCGATCAACAAAAAGGCCTGCTCGTCGCTGACGTCGTCGGAGGCCCCCTTCACGACGATGTCTCCGAAGGGAGTGGGGATGGTGGTTGCCGAATCGCTGCCGTGGGCGGTGAGCAGCGCCTCCTTCGCCCGGTCGAGCGCGTCGGCCACCAGCACCGCGCCGTCCAGGAGGCTCTGCGTGTCGATCTTGTCGAGAAGCTCACGCCGGGCGCGGAAGGGGGCGAGGCCGGCCGGCGTGGCCCCGGCGATGAGAGCGGCCGTCGGCCCTTGATCCAGCGGCCGGACCCGCGCGAGGGACTGCTGAATCGCCTCGAGCTCGGACGGGGACAGGGTCGCGAAAGCCCGGAGTCGCAGCGGGAGGCTCGCGGTGGTTGCGCTCAGAACGTCGGCGGCCGCGACCTGCAGGGACGGGGACAGTCGGTTCGCCTCGTCGGTCGCGGTGGGATCGGATGCTGCGCCCGTGGCGGCGGCCGCCTGTCGGAGGGCGGCAGCCAGGTCGGTGGTGCGGGGGGTGGACGGCGGAGCAGGACGAAGTCCCAGCAGTTGCGCCTGGGCCCGCAGCTGGGGCCCCGCAGAGCCCGGGTGTCCGGCAAAAGGCGCGGCCGCGGCCCGGGCGATTTCGCCGGCCTGCAAGGGGGCAGCGGCGATGCGGTCCCCGAACGGGCCCCTGAAGGGGGCCGCGTCGCCATGGGTGAAGCGGCTGGGGGTCGGAGGCCGCGAGGCAGCCTCGACAGGCGGGGCGGCCAGCGCCACCAGAGCCAGCACCAGAATCCTCGCGTATGCCCTCATGCCTGCCCCCCCAGCTCGAACGCCATCTCCATGTTTCTGGGCCGAGCCGGAAAATCCTGCCGCTGCGCCCCCCCCGGGACGGCTGACTCACTGCAGCGTGGCTGATCCTCCGTCCACCACCAGGATCGAACCGGTGACAAAGGCCCCCGCCCGCGACGACAGGTAGATGGCCGCGCCGGCCATGTCGTCCGGGCGCCCGTGGCGGCCTAGCGGGATCGACGACACCACCGAGTCGGTCAACGACTCGTCGGAGAACAGGAACTTCGTCATCTGGCTGGGGAAAAGTCCCGGAGCGATGGCGTTCACCGTGATGTGGTCGGCCACCAGCGCCTTGGCCATGTGGCGGGTGAGCATATGCACCGCGGCCTTGGAGGCCGAGTACGCATAGTTCTCCATCACCGGCACCCGGATGCCGTCGATCGACCCGATGTTCACGACGCGCGCCGGGTCGTCCGGTGTAGCCGCCGCCCTCAGTTGCGGAAGGAGCAGCTGGGTGAGCCTGAAGACGGCCTTGACGTTCAGGTTCCACACCCGGTCGAAGCCGGACATGGGGTACTCCTCGAACGGCGCACCCCAGGCGGCCCCCGCGTTGTTCACGAGGATGTGGACCGCCGGCTCCCGCGACTGCATCTCGGAGGCCAGGTGGGACACCCCTTCCTCGGTGGCCAGGTCCGCCGGGACGGACAAGCACTCCCCCTCCTGGGACAGCTGCCCGGCGACCTCGTCGCACACCTGGGCCTTGCGCGACGAGATGTAGACCTTCACCCCCGACTGGACGAACCCCCGGGCGATCATGAGCCCGATCCCGCGGGAGCCCCCCGTCACGACGGCCGTCTTCCCCCGTAGCGAGAACAGGTCCTGAGCAGCCATTTCGCCTCCCTAGCCCGAGTCCGTGACTGCCACGCTACGGCCAATCGGGGCCCGGGGGCCACCGAGGACCTGTGGATAGCCGGTCCCCCCGCCGGGGGACTCAACATCTGATGTCGGTGCGCCGATGAATCAGGAAAGCGATTTCCGACTACGGCCCGCAGTTCACCACACAGGAGGCCAATCCAATGGGCGTGATTCCGGAGGCCGTTGTCCGGGTCCCCCTGACTCCTCCGCCGGATCCCGCCGCGCCGAAGGCTTGGGCTGCGGTCGTCCACAAGATGCGCATCGGAGTCCAGGTGTGGCAGCTGGACGAGGGCCACTTCACGATCCTGTCCCTGAACCCCGCCGGCGAGCTGCTGTTGGGGGTGAGCCCGGAGAACGTTGCGGGGATGCGTGTGGAGGACTGCTTCCCCTGGACGGGCGAGATGGGCGTGACTAGCGTCGCGGCCAGGGTCCTTCGCAGCGACGTGCCGGAGCTGCTGGACGACATCGAGGTCCGGACCCCCCACGGTCCGCTGTGCCTTTCGGTGGAGGTGTTCCCCCTGCCCGACCAGTGCATTGGCGTGGCTTTCGCGGATGTCACCGAGCGGGAGCGCAGGGAGTCCCGGCTCCGAAGGGAGGCCCTGCACGACCCCCTGACTGGCGTGGCCAACCGGCGATTGCTGGCGGAGCGGATCGAGGAGGCCTTCGCCGCTCCGTCCCGTCCCGGCCGTTACGTGGCGATGGTCGTCCTGGACCTGGACGACTTCAAGAGCGTCAACGATCGGCACGGACACTCGGGAGGCGACATCCTCCTGCAGCAGGTGGCTCTGCGACTACTGGACCTGACCCGGTCCACGGACACGGTGGCCCGGCTCGGGGGAGACGAGTTCGCGATCCTGGCTCCGACGGTTGTGGGCCTGCGCGGGGCACGGCGGCTCGCTGCCCGGGTGGGGGAGGCGTTCGACATCCCGTTCGACGTCAACGGCAGGGTGACCCGGGTTTCCGCCAGCATCGGCGTGGCCGCCCGGCTCCCCCAGAGCCCGGCCGTGCCACCGCTCGTGGACGTCGCGGATCGGGCGATGTACGCCCAGAAGCGCCGCCGCGGGGGCCGCTCAGGCCCCACCCCCGCCGACATCGCCGCAGCCAGACAGGGAGCCTGACCCGCCCCATTCGTCTCCCCGTCCGGCCCCGGGTGCCCCATCCCCGATTCGTGTGACCATTGGGG
Encoded here:
- a CDS encoding GGDEF domain-containing protein, producing the protein MGVIPEAVVRVPLTPPPDPAAPKAWAAVVHKMRIGVQVWQLDEGHFTILSLNPAGELLLGVSPENVAGMRVEDCFPWTGEMGVTSVAARVLRSDVPELLDDIEVRTPHGPLCLSVEVFPLPDQCIGVAFADVTERERRESRLRREALHDPLTGVANRRLLAERIEEAFAAPSRPGRYVAMVVLDLDDFKSVNDRHGHSGGDILLQQVALRLLDLTRSTDTVARLGGDEFAILAPTVVGLRGARRLAARVGEAFDIPFDVNGRVTRVSASIGVAARLPQSPAVPPLVDVADRAMYAQKRRRGGRSGPTPADIAAARQGA
- a CDS encoding SDR family oxidoreductase, coding for MAAQDLFSLRGKTAVVTGGSRGIGLMIARGFVQSGVKVYISSRKAQVCDEVAGQLSQEGECLSVPADLATEEGVSHLASEMQSREPAVHILVNNAGAAWGAPFEEYPMSGFDRVWNLNVKAVFRLTQLLLPQLRAAATPDDPARVVNIGSIDGIRVPVMENYAYSASKAAVHMLTRHMAKALVADHITVNAIAPGLFPSQMTKFLFSDESLTDSVVSSIPLGRHGRPDDMAGAAIYLSSRAGAFVTGSILVVDGGSATLQ